A stretch of DNA from Streptomyces venezuelae:
GTGGTGGCAGATGGCCACGTCGGCGGCCTCGACCACGGGCTTGACCCCCGCCAGTATCTTCCGGAAGTCGTGACCGCCGCGCGGGCCCGCATCGTCGGCGGCGCGCTGGATGATCGACGGATACGGGATGATGTCCCCGGTCGCCACCAGGGTGAACGGCCGGGCTTCGGTGCGGTCCTTCCGGCCGGGCAGCGCCGGCGGATTCGCCGAGGGCGGGGCGAGCCGCTGCGCGGACGTGCCGCCGTCACCGCCGATCAGCGCGACCCCGCCGTACACCGCCGCCCCGGCGACTGCCAGCCCGGCCACCACTGCTCCGGCCTTCGCCGCTGTCCCCACCCTGTCCCCCAGACTCTTCGGTGCGCCCCACTCTCGCACGCGCCCGTCCCCGCGGCGGGATCAGGGTCTGGTCAGGGTGTGGTCAGGGTCAGGGCCGTGTCCAGGGCCTGCAGGAAGCGGTTCACCGTCGGGCGGTCGCGGACCGCGATGCGGAGCCAGTCCGGGCCGAGTCCCGGGAAGGTGTCGCCGCGGCGCACCGCGAAGCCGAGGGTGCGCAGGCGGGTGCGGAGTTCGGCGGCGCGGGGCACCCGGATCAGGACGAAGGGGGCCTCCGCCGTCGCGACCACGGTGAGTTCCTCGAACTCCGCCAGCCCCGCCAGCAGATGCGCCCGGTCCACCGCGATCTGCCGGGCCGCGGCCTCCGCCTCCGCCAGCGCCGCCGGCGTCACGCACGCCTCCGCCGCCACCAGGGCCGGCGTGGACACCGGCCACAGCGGCCGGACCCGTTCCAGCGCCGCGATCGTCCGTGGCTCCGCCAGCACGTAGCCGATCCGCAGCCCCGCCAGCCCCCAGGTCTTCGTCAGGCTCCGCAGCACGACCAGGCCCGGCAGATCGGTACGCCCGGCCAGGGCCTCCCGTTCGCCCGGCACCGCGTCCATGAACGCCTCGTCCACCACCAGCGTCCGGCCGGGCCGGGCCAGCGCGGCCAGCGCGGACGCCGGATGGAGGACCGACGTCGGGTTGGTGGGATTGCCGACGATCACCAGGTCGGCGTCGGCCGGGACCGCCGCCGGGTCCAGCCGGAACCCGTCCGACTCCCGCAGCAGCACCCGCTCCACCCGGTGCCCGGCATCCCGGAGCGCCGCCTCGGGTTCGGTGAACTGCGGGTGCACCACCACCGGCCGGACCGCCGCCACGGCCCGGGCGATCAGCACGAACGCCTCCGCCGCCCCGGCGGTCAGCAGGACCCGCTCCACCGGCAGCCCGTGCCGGGCCGCCACCGCCGCCCGCGCGGCCCGCCCGTCCGGGTAGGCCGCGAGGGTGTCCAGCGAGTCGGCGATACGTTCCTTCAACCAGGCCGGCGGGGTGCCGGTCCGGACGTTGACCGCCAGGTCCACCAGGCCGGCCGCCGCGCCCGCCACCTCCGTGTCCCCGTGGTGCCGCAGGTCATGGGCCTCGGCGGTGGCCACCGCACAGGTCGCCGCCGCCGACTTCCGCTTCGGTACGAGCAGTTCACCGCCCGCCGCCAGGGCCGCGGCCTCCGCCACCGACGGGGTGCCCACCGCCGCCGCGGCCACCGCCGAAGCCCCGCCACCCGTGACCGGCACCAGGGCCAGGTCCTCCGCGGGATAGGTCACCAGGGGCACGCCGAAACGTTCCGCCGCACCCGTGATCCCGGCCTCCCCGCCCTTCGCCGCCACCGTCGCCAGCGCCGAAACCGCGCCGAGCCCCAGCCCGGCCGCCCGCAGCGACTCCTCGACCAGCCCGCAGACCTCCTCCACGGAGACCCCCGCCCGGCTGCCGACCCCGACCACCACCCGCTCGCTCTCGCCCATCCGGGGTCCTTTCTCAGTCGTCACAGACATGTTGGCCGCCGCCCCGCGCGCGGACGTGCGCGCAGCGCCGCCAGTCGGTATCCAGGGGCACATGGCGGTGATCGTGGCGTTGGGCGCGTTCCTCATGACCCTGGCGGGCGGGTGGACGGCGCAGCGCGTCACCGACCGCCGCCACCTGGTGCTCGGCCTGGCCGGCGGGCTGATGCTCGGCGTGGTGGGCCTGGACCTGCTGCCGGAGTCGCTGGAGGCGGCGGGCCGGCCCGTCTTCGGGGTCCCGCTCGCCCTGCTGCTCTTCGTGGCCGGCTTCCTGGCCGCGCATGTGGTGGAGCGGCTGCTGGCGGTGCGTCATGCCGCGCACGGGGCGGAGAACGGCGCCGGGAGCGGGGCCGAGGGCGGGCGGGCGCCCCAGGTCGGGCTGACCGCCGCCGCGGCCATGGTCGGCCACAGCCTCGCCGACGGAGTGGCCCTCGGGGCGGCCTTCCAGGTCGGCGGCGGCATGGGGGTGGCCGTCGCGCTGGCCGTCATCACCCACGACTTCGCCGACGGGTTCAACACGTACACCCTCACCCGGCTGTACGGGAACGACCGCCGCAAGGCCCTGCTCATGCTGTTCGCCGACGCCGTCGCCCCGGTGGCCGGCGCCGCGTCCACCCTGCTGTTCACCCTGCCCGAGGAACCCCTGGGCGCGTACCTCGGGTTCTTCGGCGGGGCGCTGCTCTATCTCGCCGCCGCCGAGATCCTGCCCGAGGCACACCACAGGCACCCCGCTCTGTCCACCCTGATGTGCACGGTGGGCGGGGTGGCCGGGATCTGGCTGGTCGTCGGCATCGCGGAGTGAGCTCATGGGGCCGGGCGGCTCCCGGGCGCTCCCGCTCCCGCAGCCTGGGCCGCGGCGGCTGCCGCAGCCGCCGCCGCAGCCGTGAAGCGTCCGGCCACCGACGGATCGGCCGCCCAGTGGGTGTGCAGATAGCTGGCGTGCACACCGCCCTGGACGAAGCCCTCGACGCGGCGCTCCGGATGCGTGAACCCCCACGCCGGCGAGGTTCCGGCGCCCGGCTCGATCACGGTCCGGTGGAACTCGTGCCCGCGCAGCCGGCCCCCGGCGGGCGCGAGCACGCTGTCCGAGACGGCGACGGCCTCGCGGTAGCCCAGGGTGAGCCGCTCCGACATCCGCGCGTCGGCGTCGAGCACTCCGCACATCGGCGTTCCGTCCAGCGACCGGGCCAGATAGAGCAGGCCCGCGCATTCGGCGGCCACGGGGGCGCCACTCGCGGCCAGTTCCGCCACCGCCTTGCGCAGCGGCTCGTTCGCCGCGAGCTCGGGGGCGTACATCTCGGGGAAGCCGCCGCCGATGACGAGCGCGCTCGTGCCCTCGGGGAGGGCCTCGTCGTGGAGCGGGTCGAAGGAGACGACCTCGGCGCCGGCCGCGGTGAGCAGCTCGGCGTGCTCGGCGTACGAGAAGGTGAACGCCGGCCCGCCGGCCACGGCGATCCGCGGCGCGGGTCCGGCCGGCCGGGGTCCGGCCGAAGTCACGGCGGGCTCGCCCACCACGGTGTCCGCGTGCCACGGTTCCGTGTGCAGCGGCGGAGCCGTGCGCGCCAAGGCCATCAGGGCCTCCAGGTCGCAGCCCGCCCGGACCTGCTCGGCCAGGGCCGCCACCGCGGCCACCGCATCTGCGCGGCGTTCGGCGACCGGGATCAGGCCCAGGTGCCGGGACGGGGTCGCGACCTGCGGGGCCCGCCGCAGTACGCCGAGCACCGGCATGCCGGCCTCCTCCAGCGCCTCCCGCAGCATCGCCTCGTGCCGGTCCGAGCCCACCTTGTTCAGGATCACGCCGCCCAGCCGCACCTGCGGGTCGAACGACGCGAAACCGTGCACCAGCGCGGCCACCGACCGGGACTGCGAGGACGCGTCCACCACCAGCACCACCGGCGCCCGCAGCAGCTTCGCGACCTGGGCGGTCGAGGCCAGCTCACCCCGCCCGGCCGCCCCGTCGTACAGCCCCATCACGCCTTCGACCACGGCCAGATCGCAGCCCGCCGCGCCGTGCGCGAACAGCGGGGCGATCAGCTCCGGCCCGCACAGGAACGCGTCCAGGTTGCGGCCCGGGCGGCCCGTCGCCAGCGCGTGGTAGCCCGGGTCGATGTAGTCGGGCCCGGCCTTGTGCGGGGACACGGCCAGGCCGCGCCCCGCGAAGGCCGCCATCAGTCCCGTGGCGACGGTGGTCTTGCCGCTGCCCGACGAGGGCGCGGCGACCACCAGCCGCGGGACGGTCACGGACGAGCTCACCACTCGATGCCCTTCTGGCCCTTCTGGCCGGTGTCCATGGGGTGCTTGATGTTGGTCATCTCGGTGACCAGGTCCGCGAACTCCACCAGCTTCTCCGGCGCGTTCCGGCCGGTGATCACCACATGCTGGGTGCCGGGCCGGTTCCGCAGCACCTCGATCACCTCGTCCACGTCGATCCAGCCCCAGTGCAGCGGGTACGCGAACTCGTCCAGCACGTACAGCTTGTGCGTCTCGGCGGCCAGGTCGCGCTTGACCTGCTCCCAGCCCTCCTTGGCCGCCTGCTCGTTGTCGAGCTGGGCATCGCGCTGCACCCAGGACCAGCCCTCGCCCATCTTGTGCCAGACCACCGTGCCGCCCTGGCCGGAGGCCCCCAGCACCTTCAGCGCGTTCTCCTCGCCGACCTTCCACTTCGCCGACTTGACGAACTGGAACACCCCGATCGGCCAGCCCTGGTTCCAGGCGCGCAGCGCCAGCCCGAAGGCCGCCGTGGACTTGCCCTTGCCCGGGCCGGTGTGGACGAAGACCAGCGGCCGGTTGCGGCGCTGACGCGTGGTGAGACCGTCGTCGGGAACGACGGTCGGCTGTCCCTGAGGCATTACGCGGCCCTCCTGTTGCGGGGGTTGCTGTGCGATGACACTGATGTCCGTGACACTGATGTCCGTACGTCCTTCACAAGCCCGGCCAGCGAGTCGGCCCGCAGCCCGTCCAGGGTGACCGAAGGACCGCCGAGGTCCGCGGCCAACGCACCGGCCAGCCCCAGCCGGACCGGCCCCGCCTCGCAGTCCACGACGACCGAGGCGACCCCCTCGCCCGCCAGCAGCCGCGCGCTGCGGCGGCCGGCCGCCCGCGGGTCCCCGCCGAGGGAGCCCGCCGAGGTGGCCCGCCCGTCCGTCACCACGACCAGCAGCGGACGCCGCGCGGGATCGCGCAGCCGCTCGATGCGGAGCACCTCGTGGGCCTTGAGCAGGCCGGCGGCCAGCGGGGTCCGCCCGCCGGTGGGCAGCAGTTCCAGCCGGGCGGCGGCCGTGTCCACCGAGGAGGTGGGCGGCAGCGCCAGTTCGGCACCCGCACCCCGGAAGGTGATCAGGCCGACCTTGTCCCGCCGCTGGTAGGCGTCCAGCAGCAGCGACAGCACCGCCCCCTTGACGGCGCCCATCCGCTGCCGGGCCGCCATCGAGCCGGAGGCGTCGACCACGAACAGCACGAGGTTGCCCTCGCGGCCCTCCCGGGTCGCCTGCCGCAGGTCGTCCTTGCGGATGACCAGACCGCGGCCGGCCCGCCCCCGGGCCCGCTGGTGCGGGGCGGCGGCCTGCACGGTCGCGGCGAGGTGCAGCTTCGTCAGATGTCCGCGGGGGCGCTGGGCGCCGGTGGTGCGGCCGTGCGCGGTCCGCGCCCGCGAGCGCCGGCCGACGGCGCCCTCGCCGAGGCCGGGCACGCTCAGCATCCGGGTCCGGAACGGCTCGGCCGCCCGTACGGCCGCCTGCACCGGCCCGTCCGCCGCCGCAGGTGCCGGATCCGCTGCGTCCTTGGGGTCCTTCGGGTCCGCGGTGTCCGCCGGGGGCGGGGTCTCCGCGCCGTCCGAGGCGGCCGGGGGTTCCGGCGCGGACTCCGCCGCCGGCTCCGGGCCCTGCGGCGGCACCCCGTCGCCCCCGTCCGGCCCGCCGTCCCCGTCTCCGTCGCCCCCGTCTCCGTCCGGGTCCGAGCCGGGCTCCGGGTCGGGGTCGGGCTCCGGTTCGTCGTCCGGGAAGCCGTCCAGGATCTCGTCCAGCCGGTCCTCGTCCAGGCCCGGCGCGTCGAAGGGATTGCGCCGCCGCCGGTGCGGCAGCGCCAGCAGGGCGGCCTGCCGGACGTCCTCCTTCCGGACCTCCGTACGCCCGGCCCACGCGGCCAGGGCCGTCGCCGTCCGGGCCATCA
This window harbors:
- the cobC gene encoding Rv2231c family pyridoxal phosphate-dependent protein CobC — encoded protein: MGESERVVVGVGSRAGVSVEEVCGLVEESLRAAGLGLGAVSALATVAAKGGEAGITGAAERFGVPLVTYPAEDLALVPVTGGGASAVAAAAVGTPSVAEAAALAAGGELLVPKRKSAAATCAVATAEAHDLRHHGDTEVAGAAAGLVDLAVNVRTGTPPAWLKERIADSLDTLAAYPDGRAARAAVAARHGLPVERVLLTAGAAEAFVLIARAVAAVRPVVVHPQFTEPEAALRDAGHRVERVLLRESDGFRLDPAAVPADADLVIVGNPTNPTSVLHPASALAALARPGRTLVVDEAFMDAVPGEREALAGRTDLPGLVVLRSLTKTWGLAGLRIGYVLAEPRTIAALERVRPLWPVSTPALVAAEACVTPAALAEAEAAARQIAVDRAHLLAGLAEFEELTVVATAEAPFVLIRVPRAAELRTRLRTLGFAVRRGDTFPGLGPDWLRIAVRDRPTVNRFLQALDTALTLTTP
- a CDS encoding ZIP family metal transporter; amino-acid sequence: MAVIVALGAFLMTLAGGWTAQRVTDRRHLVLGLAGGLMLGVVGLDLLPESLEAAGRPVFGVPLALLLFVAGFLAAHVVERLLAVRHAAHGAENGAGSGAEGGRAPQVGLTAAAAMVGHSLADGVALGAAFQVGGGMGVAVALAVITHDFADGFNTYTLTRLYGNDRRKALLMLFADAVAPVAGAASTLLFTLPEEPLGAYLGFFGGALLYLAAAEILPEAHHRHPALSTLMCTVGGVAGIWLVVGIAE
- a CDS encoding cobyrinate a,c-diamide synthase, with product MSSSVTVPRLVVAAPSSGSGKTTVATGLMAAFAGRGLAVSPHKAGPDYIDPGYHALATGRPGRNLDAFLCGPELIAPLFAHGAAGCDLAVVEGVMGLYDGAAGRGELASTAQVAKLLRAPVVLVVDASSQSRSVAALVHGFASFDPQVRLGGVILNKVGSDRHEAMLREALEEAGMPVLGVLRRAPQVATPSRHLGLIPVAERRADAVAAVAALAEQVRAGCDLEALMALARTAPPLHTEPWHADTVVGEPAVTSAGPRPAGPAPRIAVAGGPAFTFSYAEHAELLTAAGAEVVSFDPLHDEALPEGTSALVIGGGFPEMYAPELAANEPLRKAVAELAASGAPVAAECAGLLYLARSLDGTPMCGVLDADARMSERLTLGYREAVAVSDSVLAPAGGRLRGHEFHRTVIEPGAGTSPAWGFTHPERRVEGFVQGGVHASYLHTHWAADPSVAGRFTAAAAAAAAAAAQAAGAGAPGSRPAP
- the cobO gene encoding cob(I)yrinic acid a,c-diamide adenosyltransferase encodes the protein MPQGQPTVVPDDGLTTRQRRNRPLVFVHTGPGKGKSTAAFGLALRAWNQGWPIGVFQFVKSAKWKVGEENALKVLGASGQGGTVVWHKMGEGWSWVQRDAQLDNEQAAKEGWEQVKRDLAAETHKLYVLDEFAYPLHWGWIDVDEVIEVLRNRPGTQHVVITGRNAPEKLVEFADLVTEMTNIKHPMDTGQKGQKGIEW
- a CDS encoding putative cobaltochelatase, giving the protein MSTPYPFTAVVGQTDLRLALLLNAVSPAVGGVLVRGEKGTAKSTAVRALSALLPQVAVVPGCRFSCAPATPDPGCPDGPHGSGVSAERPARMVELPVGASEDRLVGALDIERALAEGVKAFEPGLLADAHRGILYVDEVNLLHDHLIDLLLDAAAMGASYVEREGVSVRHAARFLLVGTMNPEEGELRPQLLDRFGLTVEVAASREPEQRVEVVRRRLAYEDDAAGFAARWAGDEAAVRDRVVAARALLPQVRLGDGALMQIAATCAGFEVDGMRADIVMARTATALAAWAGRTEVRKEDVRQAALLALPHRRRRNPFDAPGLDEDRLDEILDGFPDDEPEPDPDPEPGSDPDGDGGDGDGDGGPDGGDGVPPQGPEPAAESAPEPPAASDGAETPPPADTADPKDPKDAADPAPAAADGPVQAAVRAAEPFRTRMLSVPGLGEGAVGRRSRARTAHGRTTGAQRPRGHLTKLHLAATVQAAAPHQRARGRAGRGLVIRKDDLRQATREGREGNLVLFVVDASGSMAARQRMGAVKGAVLSLLLDAYQRRDKVGLITFRGAGAELALPPTSSVDTAAARLELLPTGGRTPLAAGLLKAHEVLRIERLRDPARRPLLVVVTDGRATSAGSLGGDPRAAGRRSARLLAGEGVASVVVDCEAGPVRLGLAGALAADLGGPSVTLDGLRADSLAGLVKDVRTSVSRTSVSSHSNPRNRRAA